The Xenopus tropicalis strain Nigerian chromosome 2, UCB_Xtro_10.0, whole genome shotgun sequence genome window below encodes:
- the slc11a2 gene encoding natural resistance-associated macrophage protein 2: MSDQNYQQLDEDLSGETLSKQNLSDTSPEPAVEVEPFATYFDEKIPIPEDETHSWFSFRKLWAFTGPGFLMSIAYLDPGNIESDLQSGSVAGFKLLWVLLAATIIGLLLQRLAARLGVVTGLHLAEVCNRQYPKVPRIILWLMVELAIIGSDMQEVIGSAIALNLLSAGIIPLWGGVLITIIDTFFFLFLDKYGLRKLEAFFGFLITIMALTFGYEYVRVSPNQGELLKGMFFPYCKDCGAPQLEQAVGIVGAVIMPHNMYLHSALVKSREINRANKKEVREANKYFFIESSIALFISFLINVFVVAVFAEAFYGKTNQEVFNECLNKSSPQSNLFPNNTDPLQVDIFKGGVVLGCFFGAPALYIWAVGILAAGQSSTMTGTYSGQFVMEGFLNLKWSRFARVFLTRSIAITPTLLVAIFQDVQHLTGMNDFLNVLQSLQLPFALIPILTFTSLPSVMSEFANGIGWKIAGGILILIVCSINMYFVVVYVSALGHIAYYVGAAVLSVAYLCFVAYLTWQCLVALGLSFLQCGQTVSIHQIMLAEDQPNLSVNY, encoded by the exons ATGTCAGACCAGAATTACCAGCAATTAGATG AAGATCTGTCAGGTGAAACACTTTCCAAGCAGAACCTCAGTGATACCAGCCCTGAGCCAGCGGTGGAGGTGGAGCCATTTGCCACCTATTTTGATGAGAAGATACCGATTCCAGAGGATGAAACG cactcatggttCAGCTTCCGAAAACTCTGGGCCTTCACTGGCCCGGGCTTTCTCATGAGCATAGCATATCTGGATCCAGGAAATATAGAATCTGATCTGCAGTCGGGATCAGTAGCGGGATTTAAG CTATTATGGGTCCTCCTGGCTGCAACCATCATTGGTCTTCTACTGCAGCGCTTGGCAGCCAGGCTAGGAGTGGTGACAGGCCTTCATTTAGCTGAAGTGTGCAACAGACAATATCCAAAG GTGCCCCGCATTATACTGTGGCTCATGGTAGAGTTAGCCATCATTGGATCTGATATGCAAGAAGTCATAGGCTCAGCCATTGCCTTAAATCTGTTGTCTGCTGGAAT aatACCGTTATGGGGAGGAGTGTTGATAACAATTATCGAtacatttttcttccttttcctGGACAAATATG GTCTGCGCAAACTGGAAGCATTTTTTGGGTTCCTTATTACAATTATGGCACTTACATTTGGGTATGAG TATGTTCGGGTTAGCCCCAACCAAGGGGAGCTTCTTAAAGGCATGTTCTTTCCTTACTGTAAAGACTGTGGAGCACCCCAGCTGGAGCAGGCTGTGGGCATCGTGGGAGCTGTCATCATGCCACACAACATGTATCTACATTCGGCTTTGgttaag TCCAGGGAGATCAATCGTGCAAACAAGAAAGAAGTCAGAGAGGCCAATAAATACTTTTTCATCGAATCAAGCAttgctttatttatttccttCCTCATTAATGTTTTTGTGGTAGCTGTGTTTGCGGAAGCCTTTTATGGAAAGACAAACCAAGAAGTG TTTAATGAGTGCCTTAACAAGAGTAGTCCTCAAAGTAACTTATTTCCAAATAATACTGACCCTCTGCAAGTTGACATTTTCAAAGGA GGTGTGGTTCTGGGATGTTTTTTTGGTGCTCCAGCTCTCTACATCTGGGCAGTGGGCATTCTAGCAGCAGGACAGAGTTCCACAATGACTGGCACATACTCTGGGCAGTTTGTAATGGAG GGTTTTTTGAACTTGAAATGGTCTCGCTTTGCACGAGTTTTTTTGACCCGATCTATTGCTATTACCCCTACTCTCCTTGTGGCCATTTTTCAAGATGTTCAGCATCTTACAGGAATGAATGATTTTCTAAATGTGCTCCAAAGTTTGCAG CTTCCCTTTGCTTTGATACCAATCCTGACATTTACCAGTCTTCCATCTGTGATGAGTGAGTTTGCAAATGGGAT AGGCTGGAAGATTGCTGGAGGGATCCTGATCCTCATTGTATGCAGCATAAACATGTACTTTGTGGTTGTATATGTCTCTGCACTAGGACACATAGCCTATTATGTGGGAGCAGCGGTGCTGTCGGTTGCGTACTTATGCTTTGTAGCATATTTG ACATGGCAGTGTTTGGTTGCACTGGGCCTCTCATTCCTTCAATGCGGCCAGACGGTAAGCATCCATCAAATTATGCTTGCCGAAGATCAGCCAAATCTCTCTGTTAATTACTAA
- the slc11a2 gene encoding natural resistance-associated macrophage protein 2 isoform X2 — protein MSDQNYQQLDDLSGETLSKQNLSDTSPEPAVEVEPFATYFDEKIPIPEDETHSWFSFRKLWAFTGPGFLMSIAYLDPGNIESDLQSGSVAGFKLLWVLLAATIIGLLLQRLAARLGVVTGLHLAEVCNRQYPKVPRIILWLMVELAIIGSDMQEVIGSAIALNLLSAGIIPLWGGVLITIIDTFFFLFLDKYGLRKLEAFFGFLITIMALTFGYEYVRVSPNQGELLKGMFFPYCKDCGAPQLEQAVGIVGAVIMPHNMYLHSALVKSREINRANKKEVREANKYFFIESSIALFISFLINVFVVAVFAEAFYGKTNQEVFNECLNKSSPQSNLFPNNTDPLQVDIFKGGVVLGCFFGAPALYIWAVGILAAGQSSTMTGTYSGQFVMEGFLNLKWSRFARVFLTRSIAITPTLLVAIFQDVQHLTGMNDFLNVLQSLQLPFALIPILTFTSLPSVMSEFANGIGWKIAGGILILIVCSINMYFVVVYVSALGHIAYYVGAAVLSVAYLCFVAYLTWQCLVALGLSFLQCGQTYHLGLTGYPELFLLHNMENENTASPR, from the exons ATGTCAGACCAGAATTACCAGCAATTAGATG ATCTGTCAGGTGAAACACTTTCCAAGCAGAACCTCAGTGATACCAGCCCTGAGCCAGCGGTGGAGGTGGAGCCATTTGCCACCTATTTTGATGAGAAGATACCGATTCCAGAGGATGAAACG cactcatggttCAGCTTCCGAAAACTCTGGGCCTTCACTGGCCCGGGCTTTCTCATGAGCATAGCATATCTGGATCCAGGAAATATAGAATCTGATCTGCAGTCGGGATCAGTAGCGGGATTTAAG CTATTATGGGTCCTCCTGGCTGCAACCATCATTGGTCTTCTACTGCAGCGCTTGGCAGCCAGGCTAGGAGTGGTGACAGGCCTTCATTTAGCTGAAGTGTGCAACAGACAATATCCAAAG GTGCCCCGCATTATACTGTGGCTCATGGTAGAGTTAGCCATCATTGGATCTGATATGCAAGAAGTCATAGGCTCAGCCATTGCCTTAAATCTGTTGTCTGCTGGAAT aatACCGTTATGGGGAGGAGTGTTGATAACAATTATCGAtacatttttcttccttttcctGGACAAATATG GTCTGCGCAAACTGGAAGCATTTTTTGGGTTCCTTATTACAATTATGGCACTTACATTTGGGTATGAG TATGTTCGGGTTAGCCCCAACCAAGGGGAGCTTCTTAAAGGCATGTTCTTTCCTTACTGTAAAGACTGTGGAGCACCCCAGCTGGAGCAGGCTGTGGGCATCGTGGGAGCTGTCATCATGCCACACAACATGTATCTACATTCGGCTTTGgttaag TCCAGGGAGATCAATCGTGCAAACAAGAAAGAAGTCAGAGAGGCCAATAAATACTTTTTCATCGAATCAAGCAttgctttatttatttccttCCTCATTAATGTTTTTGTGGTAGCTGTGTTTGCGGAAGCCTTTTATGGAAAGACAAACCAAGAAGTG TTTAATGAGTGCCTTAACAAGAGTAGTCCTCAAAGTAACTTATTTCCAAATAATACTGACCCTCTGCAAGTTGACATTTTCAAAGGA GGTGTGGTTCTGGGATGTTTTTTTGGTGCTCCAGCTCTCTACATCTGGGCAGTGGGCATTCTAGCAGCAGGACAGAGTTCCACAATGACTGGCACATACTCTGGGCAGTTTGTAATGGAG GGTTTTTTGAACTTGAAATGGTCTCGCTTTGCACGAGTTTTTTTGACCCGATCTATTGCTATTACCCCTACTCTCCTTGTGGCCATTTTTCAAGATGTTCAGCATCTTACAGGAATGAATGATTTTCTAAATGTGCTCCAAAGTTTGCAG CTTCCCTTTGCTTTGATACCAATCCTGACATTTACCAGTCTTCCATCTGTGATGAGTGAGTTTGCAAATGGGAT AGGCTGGAAGATTGCTGGAGGGATCCTGATCCTCATTGTATGCAGCATAAACATGTACTTTGTGGTTGTATATGTCTCTGCACTAGGACACATAGCCTATTATGTGGGAGCAGCGGTGCTGTCGGTTGCGTACTTATGCTTTGTAGCATATTTG ACATGGCAGTGTTTGGTTGCACTGGGCCTCTCATTCCTTCAATGCGGCCAGACG
- the slc11a2 gene encoding natural resistance-associated macrophage protein 2 isoform X1, which yields MSDQNYQQLDEDLSGETLSKQNLSDTSPEPAVEVEPFATYFDEKIPIPEDETHSWFSFRKLWAFTGPGFLMSIAYLDPGNIESDLQSGSVAGFKLLWVLLAATIIGLLLQRLAARLGVVTGLHLAEVCNRQYPKVPRIILWLMVELAIIGSDMQEVIGSAIALNLLSAGIIPLWGGVLITIIDTFFFLFLDKYGLRKLEAFFGFLITIMALTFGYEYVRVSPNQGELLKGMFFPYCKDCGAPQLEQAVGIVGAVIMPHNMYLHSALVKSREINRANKKEVREANKYFFIESSIALFISFLINVFVVAVFAEAFYGKTNQEVFNECLNKSSPQSNLFPNNTDPLQVDIFKGGVVLGCFFGAPALYIWAVGILAAGQSSTMTGTYSGQFVMEGFLNLKWSRFARVFLTRSIAITPTLLVAIFQDVQHLTGMNDFLNVLQSLQLPFALIPILTFTSLPSVMSEFANGIGWKIAGGILILIVCSINMYFVVVYVSALGHIAYYVGAAVLSVAYLCFVAYLTWQCLVALGLSFLQCGQTYHLGLTGYPELFLLHNMENENTASPR from the exons ATGTCAGACCAGAATTACCAGCAATTAGATG AAGATCTGTCAGGTGAAACACTTTCCAAGCAGAACCTCAGTGATACCAGCCCTGAGCCAGCGGTGGAGGTGGAGCCATTTGCCACCTATTTTGATGAGAAGATACCGATTCCAGAGGATGAAACG cactcatggttCAGCTTCCGAAAACTCTGGGCCTTCACTGGCCCGGGCTTTCTCATGAGCATAGCATATCTGGATCCAGGAAATATAGAATCTGATCTGCAGTCGGGATCAGTAGCGGGATTTAAG CTATTATGGGTCCTCCTGGCTGCAACCATCATTGGTCTTCTACTGCAGCGCTTGGCAGCCAGGCTAGGAGTGGTGACAGGCCTTCATTTAGCTGAAGTGTGCAACAGACAATATCCAAAG GTGCCCCGCATTATACTGTGGCTCATGGTAGAGTTAGCCATCATTGGATCTGATATGCAAGAAGTCATAGGCTCAGCCATTGCCTTAAATCTGTTGTCTGCTGGAAT aatACCGTTATGGGGAGGAGTGTTGATAACAATTATCGAtacatttttcttccttttcctGGACAAATATG GTCTGCGCAAACTGGAAGCATTTTTTGGGTTCCTTATTACAATTATGGCACTTACATTTGGGTATGAG TATGTTCGGGTTAGCCCCAACCAAGGGGAGCTTCTTAAAGGCATGTTCTTTCCTTACTGTAAAGACTGTGGAGCACCCCAGCTGGAGCAGGCTGTGGGCATCGTGGGAGCTGTCATCATGCCACACAACATGTATCTACATTCGGCTTTGgttaag TCCAGGGAGATCAATCGTGCAAACAAGAAAGAAGTCAGAGAGGCCAATAAATACTTTTTCATCGAATCAAGCAttgctttatttatttccttCCTCATTAATGTTTTTGTGGTAGCTGTGTTTGCGGAAGCCTTTTATGGAAAGACAAACCAAGAAGTG TTTAATGAGTGCCTTAACAAGAGTAGTCCTCAAAGTAACTTATTTCCAAATAATACTGACCCTCTGCAAGTTGACATTTTCAAAGGA GGTGTGGTTCTGGGATGTTTTTTTGGTGCTCCAGCTCTCTACATCTGGGCAGTGGGCATTCTAGCAGCAGGACAGAGTTCCACAATGACTGGCACATACTCTGGGCAGTTTGTAATGGAG GGTTTTTTGAACTTGAAATGGTCTCGCTTTGCACGAGTTTTTTTGACCCGATCTATTGCTATTACCCCTACTCTCCTTGTGGCCATTTTTCAAGATGTTCAGCATCTTACAGGAATGAATGATTTTCTAAATGTGCTCCAAAGTTTGCAG CTTCCCTTTGCTTTGATACCAATCCTGACATTTACCAGTCTTCCATCTGTGATGAGTGAGTTTGCAAATGGGAT AGGCTGGAAGATTGCTGGAGGGATCCTGATCCTCATTGTATGCAGCATAAACATGTACTTTGTGGTTGTATATGTCTCTGCACTAGGACACATAGCCTATTATGTGGGAGCAGCGGTGCTGTCGGTTGCGTACTTATGCTTTGTAGCATATTTG ACATGGCAGTGTTTGGTTGCACTGGGCCTCTCATTCCTTCAATGCGGCCAGACG